The genomic stretch GAGAGTTTATACTATTCCTGAACTATCGATAGGTCTATCCCGACTCATCGAGAAGTTAAATTCATCCCGATGGCCTTGGATGTCTACCTCAATCCTGTTCTCCTCTGCCTAGAGTGACAAAAGAGGCATAACAGAGATCTGGGCAGTGTTGTAAAGTCTATTTGCCGCCGTAAAGGGGAGCGTTAGGGGGATCCACACATATGCCAGGCAATGCAGCCATTTACATCGCCGACCCTTCGATGATGGGTTCACGCCTGTTCGACCGAATTGGGAGCATCCAGTCATACGAAGACCTCAGTGAGGGGACAGTGGCGACTGGCGTTCGCTTCACGCTGGCCGCTGGGCAGGTCACTATGAATTTCATGCCCGAGCATCAGGTCGAGCAGCACCTCAAGGGATTCTCGAGCTTTGCACAGCACATCATCCCGGACAGAGACCAGTTGATTTATGTGCTGACTCGCATCCACTACGTTCGGCTTGTTTGTGGTTGCGTCATCACACCAGACTTCGACGATGAGGGCACGATTGAGGAGTTTTTGTTTCAATTCGCAGCTGCCGTGAACGGCTTGCTCTTCCTTGCGGATACCATTTTCGATTACGATGGCCGTCCGCTTGGCGGACTCCACATACAGCAGAGTTCATGAGACCGTGACATCGCTGCCGCCTAAACCTGGGCTGCAGCGGACAGCGGTGGGCTGCGACTCATTATGAAAAGCAAAGATGTTTTTTTGCATGGGTCGCGGTGACTGTGATGTCTCCTTTCCTGGGAAACTGCATCTCCGCAGAAATCAGACTTCGCTCGTAATCCTGTGCCCAGTTAGATTCAGACCCACTGACGAGAATGCGATACTTTTGTTCCATCTTGCAGGTGGGAGGCTTACGCATGGCTAACCTCTGATTCAGGGATTGATCATCGCGTTTGAACTAGCCAAATTAACCTCCCAACTGAGGCGGGGTTGTACAAATTGCAGAAGCTGTCGGCGAATACATTCTAATTTCTGGATCGACTGACGGGATCCCTGTACCCAAAAATGCTGCTGCAAATAGTCGATCAACCACAGTTGTGTCGGCACATCCAAATGGGTAGCCACGGCTTTGCCCAGCTCCAAGGCCTGTTGGAGAGAATGGGGCCAACGTTTGAGATCCTGAAGCAATTCCAGTGGGATCCCTTGCAGTTGCTTGTGAGCCACCAACGCCAGTCCGGGACTGCCCTGAGCCAAGGCAATCAGTTCTGCCCTGGGGATCCCTGCCAACTCTTCGTAGCCCAACCCACACAACACCTGCTCCACCTCTTCTGGACTGAGGCGGCGAAACGGCACCATCTGACAACGGGACAACAGCGTCGGCAACAGGGAGGCCGCCTGGGGAGCAATGAGGATGATATGCGCTAAGCCTGGTTCCTCCAGGGTTTTCAGCAACGCATTGGCCGCACTTTCGGCTAAGGTTTCACAGCCCTCCATCACCACCACCGAGCATTGGGCCCGAATCGGCCGGCGGGCACAAAACCGTGCCACAGCCTGGACTTGCTCTAAGCGGATTTGGGGTGGGGAGCGCCGTTGCAGGGTTTGTGCTTCTTCTGAGTTAGCTGCCACCAGGCGGCCTTGATGCAGGTAGGTAGGACTCACCCAATGGAGATCGGGATGATGACCCACCAGCAACCAGTGACAACTGGAGCACTGCCCACAAGGGATCCCTGAGCAGGACTCGCACAGGAGCGCCTGGGCAAACCAACGGGCCAGCAAACTTCGCCCTACCCCCTGTGGCCCCAAAAAGCAATAGGCGGAGGTCACCCGGCTCTTCTGTAAGGCTGCCATCAGCAAACGTACCGCCATCTCCTGCCCAACGATGTGGACTGGGGGCAAGACCCTCCTCGACCGGACAACCTCAGACATAGGAGTGAAAGCTACTCACCTCACCGGCAGAAGGGTGTAGGAAATGCTTGCGGAAATACTGAACGGTTTCAGGCCGCAATAAGCCCTGTTCTACCAAGGAATCCCCCCAGTGATCCGACCCATCCATCGACGGTAAAGATTCCAGTGCCGTACTGTCGATCAAATCGGCAGCCTTGAGAAATTCCCCCACCCGCCGACAGCCAGACAAACGTGCAGAGTACCCGCCATCGGCAAAAAATTTGATGGTGGTCGCCTTCAAGCCGGTACACTCGCCGATCACCGCCGTCAACTTACCCCCCGACTGTCGCCAAGTGGTGAGAATCTGCTCGATCTGTGGCCGATCCAACAAGCCTGCCTCCTGCAAGTTCTGGAAGAGGTGGCGTGCCCAAGGGGTGAGTTCCGCCAACAGGGGATCCGGCAAGGTATTCTCGTCAGGGGTGAGGAGCAGTTCCCCTCCACTAGGTATTTCCTCAGCACCTTCTGATCGGCTGGGTCGTGGCCGCAACCCAAAAGACCGTTCCCCAGCAGGGCCAACAGGAGCGCCGGTAGCTTCCAGTTCCGCTCGGGCTGCCTCGGCAATCAGTTTTTGCTGTTCGTAGCTCACCTGCAACAGACGGTTCTGATCCTGCTGAATTTTCAAATCCTCTTGTAGCAATTCCAGGCTCTGTCGATAGGCGGCCAGCAGTTCCTGCGCATGTTGCAGTTCCACCGTCAGGTTGGCTTGCTGCTCCTGCAGAGTTCTGAGGCGGGATCCCATGTTTTTCATCTGTTGCTGGGCCTGTTTCAAAGCTTCCTGGCGAGTTTGCAGGGATCCCTCTAGCTCGGCTATGCGCTGATTCATTTCCGCCCGTTCTGCCGTCATTTGTGCAATTTGAGCTTGGCTTTGCTGTAGGTGCTCCTCCTGCCGGGCAATTTGTGCTTCATATTCCCGATTGGTGGTGGTTAGCGAAGTGATTTCTGTTTGCAACTGTTGCAGCTGAGCCTTTTGCTGGTCATATTCCTGCTGCAACCGGGCATAGCGATCTTCCCAAGATTGCAGAGCTGCCGACGAGTTCAACAGTTGCTCTTGTAGGCTGGCTACCTGGGCTTGCAGATGGGTCAGTTCCAAGGGCTCCGTCCTGCTAGGGTGTTCTTCTGCCGGAGCTACGGGAACCGAGGTGATGGCTTGAGGGATCCCTTGCAAAAGTTGCACCTCTAACCTGTCCCGTTCCGACTGGAGGTGTTGTACCTGCTGCAGGGCAGATTCAAGCTGCGCTTGTAAATCAGCCACAAAATGAGTGGGCACAGAATCCAGCTGACGTTTTTGCAGAATCTGGATTTGCTCCTGTAATTGTTCCAATTCTGCTTGATAGCAATCCTGCTGAGTTTGTAGCTGACGTTGGGCCTTTTGCTCGGCAGCGCGGGCATTGGCTAGCTCCGTTTCCAGCCGTTGCAGTTGTGCCCGCCAAACCGCCAAATCTTGCTGCAAAGTTGCCTGCTGCTGAATCTCCGCCTGTTGCCGACGAATGGTGGCTTCCAATTGTTGAATCCGCTGTTGGTACTGGCTTTGAAAATCCGCAATCTGCTGGTTCATGTTGGACAGGATGTTGTCCCACTCCTGCTCCTGCAGGTGAAGCTGTAATTTGAGAGCCTCCACCTGTTTGCGGT from Thermostichus vulcanus str. 'Rupite' encodes the following:
- a CDS encoding DNA polymerase III subunit delta' produces the protein MPPVHIVGQEMAVRLLMAALQKSRVTSAYCFLGPQGVGRSLLARWFAQALLCESCSGIPCGQCSSCHWLLVGHHPDLHWVSPTYLHQGRLVAANSEEAQTLQRRSPPQIRLEQVQAVARFCARRPIRAQCSVVVMEGCETLAESAANALLKTLEEPGLAHIILIAPQAASLLPTLLSRCQMVPFRRLSPEEVEQVLCGLGYEELAGIPRAELIALAQGSPGLALVAHKQLQGIPLELLQDLKRWPHSLQQALELGKAVATHLDVPTQLWLIDYLQQHFWVQGSRQSIQKLECIRRQLLQFVQPRLSWEVNLASSNAMINP